From one Dermacentor andersoni chromosome 1, qqDerAnde1_hic_scaffold, whole genome shotgun sequence genomic stretch:
- the RpL35 gene encoding large ribosomal subunit protein uL29, producing the protein MAKVKARELRGKKKEELMKQLEDLKQELAALRVAKVTGGAASKLSKIRVVRKSIARVLTVMHQTQKENLRKFYRGKKYKPRDLRPKLTRAKRRELTPHEKSLRTRKQARKMAAYPPRKFALKL; encoded by the exons ATG GCCAAGGTTAAGGCGCGAGAGTTGCGGGGTAAGAAGAAGGAAGAGCTGATGAAGCAGCTCGAGGACCTCAAGCAAGAACTGGCCGCGCTGCGGGTCGCCAAAGTGACCGGCGGAGCTGCGTCCAAGCTGTCCAAGAT CCGCGTGGTGCGCAAGTCCATCGCACGAGTGCTGACAGTCATGCACCAGACACAGAAGGAGAACCTGCGAAAGTTCTACCGTGGCAAGAAGTACAAGCCCAGGGACCTGCGGCCAAAGCTGACTCGCGCCAAGCGCCGTGAGCTCACTCCCCACGAGAAGAGCTTGCGTACACGGAAGCAGGCCCGCAAAATGGCTGCCTACCCTCCTCGCAAGTTTGCCCTGAAGCTCTGA